The nucleotide sequence TCATCGAAAAACAATGGTCGGGCGAAATGCCGGTGCTTTACAATTTCTACGATGAAGCCAGCTGGCTGACGCCGGTGCTGGATTCGAATGGCTTTTTGCAGAATTACTTTATCGTGTCGGCTGCCAATCCGGAAATTTCCGTTTTCGCCGGAACACCGAACGAAGCCCTTCAGTTGTATAAAACGGCCCTTCAGCGCGGCGGCAGCACAGTGGACGGCAGTTCGGACGCAGAAGAAGCTGCGGCTTCCGGCGTTGTAGAACGGGTCTTTAAGGAAAAAACAGGAGACTTTACGGTCGTGTCTTTCCTGCTGGAAGATGGAACGAACTTTATTGTCTCTTCTGAGAATGTTCCACTCGCGATCTACTTGAAAGAAACCGACCGGGTGCAAGTCACTTACCTGCAAACGGGCGATTTGTTCCTGCCGGTAAAAACAATGGCCATTGAAGGAATCGAATAAACCAAAGGAATCCTTCTGTCAAATGCGCAGAAGGATTTTTTCTTTCCTGTAGAGAAGCTTATACTTTATAGAATTCTGTTTTCCAATTAAACTGGAGGGAAGAGGTGATGCACGTGCGAAAAGTGTTTTGGGTCATCCTGCTGCTTGTGCTGATTTATTTCGCACGGCCACTGTGGGAAGAGAAGGCAAGTGAATACGTGGACCTGGGCTTTCTGGACAAGTTTGATGAGACGGTTGAACAAGTCGCAAACGGTCCGACGGTGTCCGAAGCTTTAGATCAAGCCAAGCAGTTTACCGGCGAAATAGGCGGACAGCTGCAGTCTTTTGTCAGTGAAAGTTCTGCGGAAATGCCGGATGCTGTCGAGAAGCCGGACTTGGCCGAAACCGAATCCCTATTTGCTGTCCATAATGTCACGCTCGGCATGGGAAAAGAAGAAGCCCAGGCGAAAGTCGGCCTGCCTCTCCGGTTAATGCGGAACGAATATGGGGCCGATTGGCATAGCTACCATCAAAACTACCAGAACTATGTGCTGTTGTCGTATGACCAGAATGGCAAGGTCAATGGCATGTTCACCAATCAGGACCTGATTTCCTCAACGAAAGGGTTATCGATGGATTCCACTAAAGCGGAAGTCCGGGAAGCGCTTGGCATTCCGCTGAAGAGTCTGCAAAAAGGGAATGTCCAATACATTTTGGATACCCGCGAAGAGTACGATGTATTTAAAATTGATTCGATATATGTGACGGTATTTTATGATATTCATGAACAAGACACAGTGACAGCCCTTCAAGTTGTTACGGAAGACTTGGAAAAACAACGGAAGAAAATTTATGCCGCCCCCGATGCTGAACTGAAAGAAGGCTTTGAATTTCTGTTGTTTGAATTGACAAACTCAGCACGCATCCAGCGGAATCTTCCGCTGTTAAAGTGGGACGAAACAGCCCGCGCTACAGCCCGGAAACACAGTGAGGACATGGCGGAAAACCGGTATTTCAGCCATACCAATCTGGCTGGGAAATCGCCTTTTGACCGCATGAAAGACGATGGCATTACTTTCTTTGTAGCCGGTGAAAACCTGGCTTATGGCCAGTACAGCAGCATTTTTGCCCATGAAGGTTTGATGAATTCGATGGGGCACCGCGAAAATATTGTAAAACCGGATTTTGGCTATCTGGGAATTGGGGCAGCCTTCAATTCGGACAATCAGCCTTATTTCACCGCCAATTTTTTCAACCAATAAAGATGAAGGCATCAGCAGCATTTTTGCTGGTGTTTTTTGTATGGACAGGTCCATGGGGAAAAACTTCCTGGCTGCTGAAAATTCAAGGCTCATTTTCGTGGTAAACTGGGTATACACAGAAAAGAAAGGAAGTGGGCTATTTGACAAACAAACTTTGGTTCCAAACGGGCGTCGGCATTATACTGGCTTTGGTCATCATCCGTCTATTCATAGAAGTCCAAGCCATATTTGACCCGTTATTCATCATTGCGCAAACTATTTTTGTGCCCCTGCTGCTTGGCGGCGTACTTTTTTATCTCAGCCGGCCGCTTCTCCGTTTTTTGCAGAAGAAGCAATTCCCGAAATGGTCAATCATTGTTATTATTTTGGTACTGATTATTTTGGTCTTTTACCTATTTTATGCAATGATCGGACCGATTGTAACGAAACAGGTCAATTCATTGGTCAACAATGCACCGGCTATCATTGAAGACGTTGAACAATACAGCCAGTACGTATTTGACCAGCGTGAACGGCTTCCCGCTTCGCTTGAAGAACAAATCAATCAGATGTCGGGGCAACTGGGCGACTGGGCCAGCAATATCGGCTCATGGGTTCTGACTTTCTTGGGAAGTTTCATTTCAGGAGTCGTTTCACTCGTCCTGGTGCCGTTTTTCTTGATCTATCTTTTGCTGGACCACGAGAAATTCGCGCCGTTTGTGGCCGGTTTCTTTAAAGGGGAACGCAAAACGTGGATCCGCAAAACCTTGAGTGATGTGGACCATACGCTGCAGTCCTACATTCAGGGCCAGCTGTTTGTCAGCTTCCTGGTCGGATTGATGCTATTGATCGGCTATTTGATCATCGATCTCGATTATGCATTGCTGCTTGCGTTGATCGGCATGGTGACCAACGTCATCCCGTTCCTCGGACCTTATATCGCAGTCATTCCGGCAATAATTATTGCCGTAGTCCAAGACCCGATCATGGCGGTCTATGTAGCGATTATCATGCTTATCGCCCAGCAGATTGAAAGCAATCTGATTACGCCGAACGTAATGGGCAATGCGCTTGATGTCCATCCGTTGACCGTCATTACGCTTATTTTGGCAGCTGGGAATATAGCCGGGTTATGGGGAATCATTCTCGCCATCCCTGTTTATGCAGTAATCAAGACGATTGCCAAAAACATCTATGCACGCCGGCAGGAAATTCGTGAAACAGCCACAAAAGAAGTGTGATTTTAATCTCCGCAAATTCAATTTGCGGAGATTATTTTTTTGTCTATAAATCCGATGTGTATTTCTTGACTTCAAATAGTATACCCCCTAAACTAGTGATTATTGGTTGAGGGGGTATACTATTTTGGATGGGCGAATAAAAGAAGCCGTTGATTTGTTTCAGGAAGTAATGCTCTATGGAACAGAGCGCGTCATCAAAGCGATTGACGATCCGTTGTGGAAAGAATTTTCCCCAGAACAAATGCAAATGCTGAAGTTAATCAGCAAGGAAAAACGCATCACTTCCAGTAGGTTAGCTGTTTTGCAGGCGGTACATAAAAGTGCGATTTCCAGCAGAATCAAAAAGCTGCTGCAAAAAGAAGTGATCCGCTTTGTTCAAACCGAACAGCAGGACCGGCGTGAAAAATTGATTGAACTGACCGAGCAGGGAGAAAAAGTCCTGGCACAATCAGATAAAGTGCTAACGGATTACATCGAGAAGTTAATGTTGGAGCACGTGAACGATGAAGAAATTGATCAGTTTCTAACGATTTTCCGCAAGTTGAAAGATATTATTAAAACGGATGGAGTGTCATAAATGAAGACTGTTTTAAAACTGAAATGGCCGATTACAATCGGCATGATCATTTTGACGGTTGCCTTATTCTTATTGGCGCCAAACTTAACAGAGCAAGCTGAAGAAGCCGGATCCTTCCAGTTATCACAAGATGCTTCTTCACAAATGGCGGCGACGATTCTTGCAGATGCGGATGCCGCGGACCAGACCATTTCCTTAGTCATCCCGCTTGAAAAAGAGCTCGATGAGCCGATGCGTGAAACTTTGGCCGGCATGGCTAAAGATATAGAAGCTCTTGGCGAACCGGTGACAAGTGTATTGAATCCGGTGGAAAGCGCAGATCTTGAGGAACAATTGGTTTCTGAAGACCAGAAAACAATCTTGATGCCGGTGACAGTTGACGGCACCGATGAAGAAGTGAATGCGGTAGCGGATGAAATCCGTGCAACCGTCATTCCGAAAGACATGACCGCCTATGTAACAGGTGAAGCGATCATCAACAACGACGTGAATATCAGTGCACAGGAAGGGCTGAAACGGACAGAAATCATTACGGTTGTCTTGATTTTCGGTTTATTGCTTGCGGTATTCCGTTCGATTGTGACGCCATTCATCCCGCTTGTAGCTGTAGGGATTTCCTATTTGCTGAGCCAATCGATTGTCGCATTCTTGATCGACTGGGTCGGCTTCCCGGTATCGAACTATACCCAAATCTTTTTGGTGGCGATCTTGTTTGGTATCGGAACAGATTACTGCATTCTGCTATTGAGCCGCTATAAAGAGGAATTGTCAGCGGGGCATGGTGTGGAAGAAGCGATTGTCAACACGTACAAGACAGCTGGCCGCACATTATTGATCAGCGGCATCGCGGTGTTCATCGGATTCTTCGCAATTGGTTTCGCGGAATTCCCGATTTTTAAATCCGCAGTAGCGGTAGCCGTCGGGATATTCGT is from Planococcus liqunii and encodes:
- a CDS encoding CAP-associated domain-containing protein, yielding MHVRKVFWVILLLVLIYFARPLWEEKASEYVDLGFLDKFDETVEQVANGPTVSEALDQAKQFTGEIGGQLQSFVSESSAEMPDAVEKPDLAETESLFAVHNVTLGMGKEEAQAKVGLPLRLMRNEYGADWHSYHQNYQNYVLLSYDQNGKVNGMFTNQDLISSTKGLSMDSTKAEVREALGIPLKSLQKGNVQYILDTREEYDVFKIDSIYVTVFYDIHEQDTVTALQVVTEDLEKQRKKIYAAPDAELKEGFEFLLFELTNSARIQRNLPLLKWDETARATARKHSEDMAENRYFSHTNLAGKSPFDRMKDDGITFFVAGENLAYGQYSSIFAHEGLMNSMGHRENIVKPDFGYLGIGAAFNSDNQPYFTANFFNQ
- a CDS encoding AI-2E family transporter, with amino-acid sequence MTNKLWFQTGVGIILALVIIRLFIEVQAIFDPLFIIAQTIFVPLLLGGVLFYLSRPLLRFLQKKQFPKWSIIVIILVLIILVFYLFYAMIGPIVTKQVNSLVNNAPAIIEDVEQYSQYVFDQRERLPASLEEQINQMSGQLGDWASNIGSWVLTFLGSFISGVVSLVLVPFFLIYLLLDHEKFAPFVAGFFKGERKTWIRKTLSDVDHTLQSYIQGQLFVSFLVGLMLLIGYLIIDLDYALLLALIGMVTNVIPFLGPYIAVIPAIIIAVVQDPIMAVYVAIIMLIAQQIESNLITPNVMGNALDVHPLTVITLILAAGNIAGLWGIILAIPVYAVIKTIAKNIYARRQEIRETATKEV
- a CDS encoding MarR family winged helix-turn-helix transcriptional regulator, which translates into the protein MDGRIKEAVDLFQEVMLYGTERVIKAIDDPLWKEFSPEQMQMLKLISKEKRITSSRLAVLQAVHKSAISSRIKKLLQKEVIRFVQTEQQDRREKLIELTEQGEKVLAQSDKVLTDYIEKLMLEHVNDEEIDQFLTIFRKLKDIIKTDGVS